A genomic window from Silene latifolia isolate original U9 population chromosome Y, ASM4854445v1, whole genome shotgun sequence includes:
- the LOC141631471 gene encoding uncharacterized protein LOC141631471, with protein sequence MTKIGGEIGSDRGKGSGHDTMPIPLSSPLFLYPSDSPSLKLTHTLFNGDNYELWAEAVKNGLDAKKKLGFVDGTVKKPEGSEVDNYELVAWRQCNAMIKAWLRNVIDEKLHPSIAFTASVAEIWKELKERYAAGNAPRVHQLKSDLT encoded by the coding sequence ATGACGAAAATTGGAGGCGAAATCGGGTCTGATAGAGGCAAAGGCAGCGGCCACGATACAATGCCAATTCCTTTATCATCACCTCTATTTCTATACCCTTCCGATAGTCCGAGTCTAAAACTGACTCACACCCTTTTCAATGGTGACAATTACGAACTCTGGGCTGAGGCGGTGAAGAACGGACTCGACGCGAAAAAGAAGTTGGGTTTTGTTGATGGAACCGTGAAGAAACCAGAGGGATCAGAAGTCGACAATTACGAATTGGTGGCTTGGCGTCAATGTAACGCCATGATTAAAGCTTGGTTGCGGAATGTGATTGACGAGAAACTGCACCCGAGTATTGCTTTCACTGCCAGTGTTGCTGAAATATGGAAAGAACTCAAGGAGCGATATGCCGCGGGCAATGCACCTCGAGTTCACCAACTCAAGAGCGACTTAACATAG
- the LOC141631470 gene encoding uncharacterized protein LOC141631470: MHATGAKGDRPENSCRVNHQNLPSVTFDETDAGSTPEQHHDALIITLPIGNCKVKKILVDTGSSVNLIMMETLKGMGFTEKDLAKKAIPLVGFSGETKHSLGEIIIPTYAGGVNRQALDPRDESNSLNVPPMPEVSNTLGVQEIRGDQEEAKDCYKDEYIEPQQAELDEVILDSLHPERTVLIGSECRGKIREELVRLLRTNIDCFAWSHDDMIGIDPSVITHKLSVDPSYKPVQQKRRKFASERNQVINQEVDNLLAAGKIREVKYPEWLSNVVVVPKKNGKWRIKMHPSDQEKTAFRSERGIYCYNVMSFDRKMRDLPIGGGEHDV, from the exons ATGCACGCAACCGGGGCTAAGGGAGACAGACCAGAGAACTCCTGCAGGGTTAACCACCAGAATCTGCCGTCGGTCACCTTCGACGAAACAGACGCAGGATCTACTCCCGAACAGCACCACGACGCTCTAATCATCACGCTTCCCATAGGCAATTGTAAGGTGAAAAAGATCCTGGTGGATACCGGAAGCTCCGTCAACTTGATCATGATGGAAACACTCAAAGGAATGGGATTCACCGAGAAAGATCTAGCAAAAAAGGCAATTCCCTTAGTTGGCTTCAGCGGCGAAACAAAGCACTCCCTAGGAGAAATCATCATCCCGACCTACGCCGGAGGTGTAAACAGACAG gccctggatccacgagaTGAAAGCAATTCCCTCAACGTACCACCAATGCCTGAAGTTTCCAACACCTTGGGGGTGCAAGAAATACGTGGGGAccaggaagaagctaaggattgtTACAAG GACGAGTACATTGAGCCTCAGCAGGCAGAACTAGACGAAGTAATCCTGGACTCGCTGCATCCAGAGCGAACTGTTCTCATTGGATCTGAGTGTAGAGGTAAGATTCGTGAAGAACTCGTTCGGTTGTTGAGAACTAACATAGAttgctttgcttggtcacatgatgatatgatagggatagacccaagCGTGATAACTCACAAGTTAAGCGTGGATCCAAGCTATAAACCtgtgcagcagaaaagaagaaagtttgcttcTGAAAGAAACCAGGTCATAAATCAAGAAGTAGATAACCTGCTTGCTGCAGGAAAGATTCGTGAAGTAAAGTACCCAGAGTGGTTGTCTAATGTGGTAGTGGTcccaaagaagaatggcaagtggagg ataaagatgcaccccagtGACCAGGAAAAGACAGCATTCAGATCCGAGAGAGGTATCTATTGTTATAACGTCATGTCTTTTGACCGAAAAATGCGGGATCTACCTATCGGAGGTGgtgaacatgatgtttaa